Proteins co-encoded in one Quercus robur chromosome 8, dhQueRobu3.1, whole genome shotgun sequence genomic window:
- the LOC126695215 gene encoding cytochrome b561 and DOMON domain-containing protein At5g47530-like: MSKALTTLLFSCILFSLSVSSYAQTCNSYTFSSNTVYASCQDLPVLNAFLHYNYSSTANTLDLAYRVTGATATNWISWAINPSGQQMKGSQALVAFQNSSGAMRVYTSSVESTGISTLSESTLSFGVSNLNGSFVNGEMTIFATLTLSSGMTTVNQVWQVGPVSGDNPQSHDISSNSANKRSVGTLNLLDGTTSSGGGTSSKLRRQNVHGVLNAVSWGTLMPLGVIIARYLRVFKSADPAWFYLHIACQTSAYVVGVAGWATGMKLGSDTSVHNYPHRNIGITLFCLATLQVFALLLRPKKDHKYRLYWNIYHHAIGYTVIILSIVNVFKGLDLLEPEKKWKKIYTAILIFLGFNAAMLEAFTWYIVIKRKKTGSDKYPSYENGANGTNAYGARAQPGV, translated from the exons ATGAGTAAAGCTTTGACaactttgttgttttcttgtattctgttctctctctctgtttcatCCTATGCTCAGACCTGTAACTCCTACACTTTTTCCTCTAACACGGTATATGCCTCATGCCAAGACCTTCCTGTACTGAATGCATTCCTTCACTATAACTATAGCAGTACAGCCAACACACTTGATCTTGCATATAGAGTCACTGGAGCCACAGCTACAAATTGGATTTCTTGGGCTATCAACCCTAGTGGACAACAAATGAAAGGGTCACAAGCCCTTGTGGCCTTTCAAAACTCTTCTGGAGCCATGCGGGTATATACATCCTCAGTAGAAAGTACTGGTATTTCTACGCTGTCAGAGAGTACTTTGAGCTTTGGGGTGTCTAATCTCAATGGATCATTTGTGAACGGTGAAATGACCATATTTGCTACTTTGACACTTAGTAGTGGCATGACAACTGTGAACCAAGTCTGGCAAGTTGGTCCAGTCAGTGGAGATAATCCTCAATCGCATGATATCAGTTCCAATTCAGCTAACAAGCGATCAGTGGGCACTTTGAATCTTCTTGATGGAACAACTTCTTCAGGAGGAGGAACCAGTTCAAAGCTTCGAAGACAGAAT GTTCATGGAGTACTAAACGCTGTTAGTTGGGGAACATTGATGCCTTTGGGAGTGATCATTGCTAGGTACCTGAGGGTGTTTAAGTCAGCAGATCCAGCATGGTTTTATCTGCATATTGCATGCCAAACTTCTGCCTATGTTGTTGGGGTGGCCGGCTGGGCAACGGGTATGAAACTAGGCAGCGACACTAGCGTTCACAATTATCCACATAGGAACATTGGCATAACCCTCTTCTGCCTTGCAACACTTCAG GTGTTTGCCCTGCTTTTGCGGCCAAAGAAGGATCACAAATATAGATTATATTGGAACATCTACCACCATGCAATTGGATACACTGTCATTATTCTGAGCATTGTTAATGTCTTTAAGGGACTTGACCTCTTGGAGCCTGAAAAGAAGTGGAAGAAGATATATACCGCGATTCTAATTTTCTTGGGCTTCAATGCAGCTATGTTGGAAGCTTTTACTTGGTACATTGtcataaaaaggaaaaagacagGCTCTGACAAGTACCCTTCCTATGAGAATGGAGCGAACGGCACCAATGCGTATGGTGCGAGAGCACAGCCGGGAGTGTAG
- the LOC126696155 gene encoding zinc finger BED domain-containing protein RICESLEEPER 2-like, which translates to MDGEEGFQLIPIAFTVEASRKALAKMVIIDEFPFRFVEGYGFQRYSTIVQPKLRIRDIPSCQTLARDVIGIYGVEREKLNGALKGHRVCLTTDTWTSIQNLNYMSLTFHFIDDDWKLHKRILNFCQVEDHKGKTIGRKIEMCLCEWGINGIFTLTVNNASSTGATIKFLQTITKDWKGTVLKHEFLHMRCCAHILNLIMGDGLREIDASIAKVHEAVRYVKSSPNRNQTFMSFIERLGIESKSLLCLDVPTRWNSTYLMLETVEKFEKAFIRMDFENDSYFSYFMNKENSGGMGSPSGSLYVIANTFFDEMFVIQENIAHLSKYQNYLLKNMAMVDEMIELVRGTLVKLCDYYSCVDLPNVQVLSGSEGTHIEGESIGCSNPYAMVNSRFEHFLEVEQFIGCSNEINKYLVKIVKVEGGCEI; encoded by the exons ATGGATGGGGAGGAAGGGTTTCAGCTTATACCAATAGCCTTTACTGTTGAGGCTTCTAGAAAGGCACTCGCTAAAATGGTTATAATAGATGAGTTTCCTTTTAGGTTTGTTGAAGGGTATGGGTTTCAAAGATATTCGACAATTGTACAACCTAAGTTACGAATTAGGGATATCCCATCTTGTCAAACTTTGGCTAGAGATGTGATTGGCATTTAtggtgttgagagagagaaactaaatGGGGCCTTGAAGGGTCATAGGGTGTGTCTTACTACAGACACATGGACTAGTATTCAAAATCTGAATTATATGTCCcttacatttcattttattgaTGATGATTGGAAGTTGCATAAGAGAATTctaaatttttgtcaagttgaaGACCATAAGGGGAAGACTATAGGTAGAAAGATTGAGATGTGTTTGTGTGAGTGGGGTATTAATGGCATATTCACTTTAACAGTGAACAATGCTAGCTCAACTGGTGCCACCATTAAGTTTTTGCAAACTATAACTAAAGATTGGAAGGGGACTGTTTTAAAACATGAGTTCTTACATATGAGGtgttgtgcacatatcctaAATCTAATTATGGGGGATGGTTTGAGAGAAATTGATGCATCCATTGCTAAGGTGCATGAAGCTGTGAGGTATGTGAAGTCCTCACCAAATAGGAATCAAacttttatgagttttattgaGAGATTAGGTATTGAGTCTAAGTCTCTTCTTTGTTTAGATGTACCAACAAGGTGGAACTCTACCTATCTCATGTTAGAAACGGTAGAAAAATTTGAGAAAGCATTCATACGAATGGACTTTGAAAATGATAGTTATTTTTCATACTTTATGAACAAGGAGAATAGTGGTGGTATGGGATCTCCTAGTG GTTCTTTGTATGTTATTGCAAACACCTTTTTTGATGAGATGTTTGTCATTCAAGAGAATATTGCCCATTTAAGTAAATATCAAAACTACCTCTTGAAAAACATGGCAA TGGTTGATGAGATGATTGAATTGGTGAGGGGTACCTTGGTCAAGTTGTGTGATTATTACTCTTGTGTTGATTTACCAAATGTACAAGTACTAAGTGGGAGTGAGGGGACACACATAGAAGGTGAGTCAATTGGTTGTAGCAATCCATATGCGATGGTTAATTCTAGGTTTGAGCATTTCTTGGAGGTTGAGCAGTTCATAGGGTGTAGCAATGAGATCAACAAATATTTGGTGAAAATTGTGAAAGTAGAAGGGGGATGTGAAATTTGA
- the LOC126695220 gene encoding threonine--tRNA ligase, chloroplastic/mitochondrial 2 produces MSNVILPSVRMAVSSSNSFLSTSLLKPSFSHFPLKRLVSIPTCLYNSNNNNKKKLSTATPACAIATDSSQSHTQTATFSLNDGTQIDKTEKLVLPTNQSSQNLLRIRHTCAHVMAMAVQKLYPDAKVTIGPWIDSGFYYDFDIEPLTDKDLKRIKKEMDRIIARNLPLIREEVSRDEAQRRIMAINEPYKIEILESIKEDHITIYHIGNEWWDLCAGPHVESTGNINKKAVELESVAGAYWRGDEKKPMLQRIYGTAWENEEQLKAYLHFKEEARRRDHRRLGQDLDLFSIQDEAGGGLVFWHPKGAIVRHIIEDSWKKIHIERGYNLLYTPHVAKADLWKISGHLDFYRENMFDQMNIEDELYQLRPMNCPYHILVYKRKLNSYRDFPIRVAELGTVYRYELSGSLHGLFRVRGFTQDDAHIFCLEDQIKDEISGVLDLTEEILLQFGFSKYEVNLSTRPEKAVGGDDIWEKATSALKDALDDKGWSYQLDEGGGAFYGPKIDLKIEDALGRKWQCSTIQVDFNLPQRFDITYVDSNSEKKRPIMIHRAVLGSLERFFGVLIEHYAGDFPLWLSPVQARVLPVTDIQLEYCNEVTKKLKANSIRAEVSHGERLPKLIRNAEKQRIPLMAVVGPKETETETVTVRSRFGGELGTMTIDDFVSRIKTATENRTSF; encoded by the exons ATGTCAAACGTCATTCTTCCCAGTGTGAGAATGGCAGTCTCCTCCTCCAACTCTTTCCTATCCACATCTCTCCTCAAACCCAGCTTCTCCCACTTCCCTTTAAAACGCCTCGTTTCAATTCCCACCTGTCTctacaacagcaacaacaacaacaagaagaaaCTTTCAACCGCAACACCAGCTTGTGCTATTGCCACCGATTCTTCTCAGTCTCACACTCAGACTGCCACTTTCTCCCTAAACGACGGAACCCAGATTGACAAAACCGAGAAACTCGTCCTTCCCACCAACCAATCCTCTCAGAATCTACTCAGAATCCGCCACAcg TGTGCACATGTGATGGCCATGGCTGTCCAAAAGCTATACCCGGATGCGAAAGTGACGATTGGGCCGTGGATAGATAGTggattttattatgattttgatATTGAGCCTTTAACGGATAAAGACTTGAAGAGGATCAAGAAAGAGATG GATCGGATCATTGCTAGAAATTTACCGCTTATAAGAGAAGAAGTTTCAAGAGATGAAGCTCAGAGAAGAATAATGGCTATCAATGAACCTTACAAAATAGAGATTTTGGAAAGTATTAAGGAGGACCACATTACCATCTATCATATTG GTAATGAATGGTGGGATCTTTGTGCTGGGCCTCATGTTGAATCTACTGGAAATATTAACAAGAAAGCTGTTGAACTTGAATCTGTTGCTGGTGCATACTGGAGAGGGGATGAAAAGAAACCAATGCTGCAGAGGATTTATGGCACTGCATGGGAAAATGAAGAACAATTGAAAGCATACCTTCATTTCAAAGAGGAGGCTAGACGCCGGGATCACAGACGCCTTGGCCAAGATCTTGATCTGTTCTCCATACAG GATGAAGCTGGTGGTGGTTTAGTTTTCTGGCATCCAAAGGGTGCTATTGTGAGGCACATAATAGAAGATTCATggaaaaaaatacacattgaaCGTGGTTATAATCTGTTGTATACTCCACATGTGGCCAAGGCAGACCTTTGGAAGATCAGTGGCCATTTGGATTTCTACAGAGAGAATATGTTTGATCAGATGAATATCGAGGATGAACTTTATCAACTTCGACCAATGAATTGCCCTTACCACATTCTAGTTTACAAAAGAAAGCTTAACTCTTACCGGGATTTTCCTATTAGAGTTGCAGAGTTGGGAACAGTATATAGATATGAATTATCTGGAAGCTTACATGGCCTTTTCCGTGTAAGAGGTTTCACCCAG GATGATGCGCACATCTTTTGTTTAGAGGATCAAATCAAAGATGAAATCAGTGGTGTCCTAGATCTTACAGAAGAAATATTACTGCAATTTGGTTTTAGCAAGTATGAAGTCAATCTCTCTACAAGACCAGAGAAAGCTGTTGGAGGCGATGATATATGGGAGAAAGCAACATCTGCCCTTAAAGATGCTTTGGATGATAAAGGGTGGAGCTATCAACTTGATGAAGGTGGTGGTGCCTTTTATGGCCCAAAGATTGATCTCAAGATTGAGGATGCTCTTGGAAGGAAGTGGCAATGTTCAACCATACAG GTTGATTTTAATTTGCCCCAGCGATTTGACATCACCTATGTTGACTCAAACTCAGAAAAGAAGCGACCTATCATGATCCATAGAGCTGTACTTGGATCCTTGGAGCGATTCTTTGGAGTTCTCATAGAACATTATGCAGGGGATTTTCCTTTGTGGCTTTCACCTGTCCAAGCTCGAGTTTTACCAGTTACAGATATCCAG CTTGAATACTGCAATGAGgtgacaaaaaaattgaaagcaaaCAGCATTCGAGCTGAAGTTAGCCATGGTGAGCGTTTGCCAAAACTCATTAGAAATGCAGAGAAGCAAAGAATTCCATTAATGGCTGTTGTGGGCCCCAAggaaactgaaactgaaactgTTACAGTTAGATCTAGGTTTGGAGGAGAGCTTGGAACAATGACGATTGATGATTTTGTAAGCAGAATCAAGACTGCCACTGAGAACAGGACTTCATTTTGA